A stretch of Cyanobacterium sp. HL-69 DNA encodes these proteins:
- the yidC gene encoding membrane protein insertase yidC — MDFGIGFISTNIMLPILDFFYGIVPSYGFGIIALTLVVRLGVYPLSAGQIRNMRKMRITQPLMKQKQDEVRKKYKDNPQKQQEEMGKIMQEFGNPLAGCLPLLLQMPILFALFATLRGSPFANINYNVDVQIFPQEQVERIVPQSYSTKAQNVFVSDGVHNKIAAIIPAGNKLVVGETEKVEFQTPEGKSLQELLTQYPNGEDISPRWEVTKGQERVSIDENGNITALATGDATIQASLPGIAADKGFLFIEALGRIGVTGENGKIHWDILGMIIFFGVSIYLNQELSGAAQPNTGNDQQKNINKITPVIFSGMFLFFPLPAGVLMYIVLANVFQTIQTLILMREPLPENIQKILDDQIKATKGREAIPFEKKSKKKEKTSG; from the coding sequence ATGGATTTTGGTATAGGTTTTATATCAACAAACATCATGTTGCCAATCCTAGATTTTTTCTACGGGATTGTGCCAAGCTATGGTTTTGGAATTATCGCTCTTACCCTCGTGGTACGTCTAGGGGTGTACCCCCTCAGTGCAGGGCAAATTCGCAACATGAGAAAAATGCGCATCACCCAACCCCTGATGAAGCAGAAACAAGACGAAGTTAGGAAAAAATATAAAGATAATCCCCAAAAACAACAGGAAGAAATGGGGAAAATTATGCAAGAGTTTGGTAATCCCCTCGCTGGATGTTTACCCCTTTTGTTACAAATGCCCATCCTATTTGCCCTTTTTGCTACCCTCAGAGGATCACCTTTTGCCAATATCAACTACAACGTTGATGTGCAGATTTTCCCCCAAGAGCAAGTGGAGCGCATTGTACCCCAGTCCTATAGCACCAAAGCTCAGAATGTCTTTGTCAGTGATGGAGTACATAACAAAATTGCCGCTATCATTCCCGCGGGTAATAAATTGGTAGTGGGTGAAACCGAGAAAGTAGAATTTCAAACCCCCGAAGGTAAATCTCTCCAAGAATTATTAACTCAATATCCTAATGGTGAAGACATTTCACCCCGTTGGGAAGTTACCAAAGGACAAGAAAGAGTTTCCATTGATGAAAATGGAAATATTACAGCCCTAGCCACAGGAGATGCCACCATTCAGGCAAGTTTACCCGGTATCGCTGCAGACAAGGGCTTTTTGTTCATTGAAGCCTTGGGACGCATTGGAGTTACTGGAGAAAACGGTAAAATCCACTGGGATATTTTGGGGATGATTATCTTTTTTGGGGTGAGTATTTATCTCAACCAAGAATTGTCTGGCGCAGCGCAGCCTAACACTGGAAATGATCAACAAAAAAATATTAACAAGATTACTCCCGTTATTTTTTCGGGGATGTTTCTATTTTTCCCTCTTCCTGCGGGGGTGTTGATGTATATTGTTTTGGCTAACGTTTTTCAAACTATCCAAACTCTGATTTTGATGCGTGAACCTTTGCCAGAGAATATCCAAAAAATTCTCGATGATCAAATTAAGGCAACCAAAGGCAGGGAAGCAATTCCTTTTGAGAAAAAGAGTAAAAAGAAAGAGAAAACTTCAGGTTAA
- the rnpA gene encoding ribonuclease P protein component RnpA, producing MGLSSRHRLKKRSDFQTVYQHGIRRYSRHLIIRALPIMVSDSLVCPISTKLGISISRKVSKKAVVRNRIKRQIKSAFRSLLPEISSNWLIVITVKSDARECNYEHFLRELKELLIKTEIIYGN from the coding sequence GTGGGATTATCGTCACGACATCGACTTAAAAAGCGGTCGGATTTTCAAACTGTTTATCAGCATGGTATTCGCCGCTATAGTCGTCATCTAATTATTCGGGCATTGCCCATCATGGTTTCAGACTCATTGGTATGTCCTATTTCTACAAAGCTAGGGATTTCCATTAGTCGTAAAGTTAGTAAAAAAGCCGTAGTGCGCAACCGCATCAAAAGACAGATAAAATCTGCCTTCAGATCTTTACTTCCTGAAATTTCTTCTAACTGGCTAATCGTAATTACAGTTAAATCTGATGCCAGGGAATGCAATTATGAGCATTTTTTGAGAGAATTGAAAGAGTTACTAATTAAAACAGAAATTATCTATGGGAATTAA
- the rpmH gene encoding LSU ribosomal protein L34 RpmH, giving the protein MKDAVFFTKDYKEEKLSKHTLNGTRRKQKRTSGFRARMRTKDGRKVIQARRSKGRQRLAV; this is encoded by the coding sequence ATGAAAGATGCTGTTTTTTTTACAAAAGATTACAAGGAGGAAAAATTGAGTAAGCATACTTTAAACGGAACTAGACGTAAACAAAAAAGAACTTCAGGTTTTCGCGCCCGTATGAGAACCAAAGATGGACGTAAAGTGATTCAAGCACGTCGTAGTAAAGGAAGACAGAGATTAGCTGTATAA
- the rpmB gene encoding ribosomal protein L28, which produces MARVCQLTGRRANNGFSISHSHRRTKRLQHVNLQDKRIWWAEGESFVKLRLSTKAIKTLDTKSVGQMAREAGIDLNKYKCS; this is translated from the coding sequence ATGGCTCGTGTATGTCAATTGACAGGAAGAAGAGCAAACAACGGCTTCTCAATTTCCCACTCCCACCGTCGTACCAAAAGATTACAACACGTTAACTTACAAGACAAAAGAATTTGGTGGGCAGAAGGCGAGAGCTTTGTAAAACTACGTCTTTCTACCAAGGCAATCAAAACCTTAGACACCAAAAGTGTTGGTCAAATGGCTAGGGAAGCAGGAATCGATCTTAATAAGTATAAATGTTCCTAG
- the gmk gene encoding guanylate kinase Gmk has translation MSKNQGKLFVITGPSGVGKGTLVRSLLSAHTQLFVSISATTRQPRTGEVDGKDYYFLTTAQFESMIEEENLLEWAQYAGNYYGTPKQAVVEQINQGKTVILEIELLGARQVKENFEQSQLIFILPPSEEELERRLRGRGNDAEEAIKKRLARAKEEIAAQDEFDYKIVNDQLESAIAQLENIIFGKQEVS, from the coding sequence ATGTCAAAAAATCAGGGAAAATTATTTGTAATTACAGGGCCTAGCGGGGTAGGTAAGGGAACCTTGGTGCGATCGCTCCTAAGCGCCCATACACAGCTATTTGTGTCTATTTCAGCCACCACTCGCCAACCTCGTACGGGGGAAGTAGATGGCAAAGATTACTATTTTTTGACCACCGCTCAATTTGAATCCATGATTGAGGAGGAAAACTTACTCGAATGGGCGCAGTATGCAGGAAATTATTATGGTACTCCCAAACAAGCCGTAGTAGAGCAAATTAACCAAGGTAAAACCGTTATCCTTGAAATCGAGCTATTAGGGGCAAGACAGGTAAAAGAAAATTTTGAGCAGTCCCAATTGATCTTTATTTTACCCCCCTCAGAAGAAGAACTAGAAAGGAGATTGCGGGGTAGGGGTAACGATGCCGAGGAAGCCATTAAAAAGCGTTTGGCACGGGCAAAAGAAGAAATTGCTGCCCAAGATGAATTTGATTATAAAATTGTTAATGATCAGTTAGAAAGTGCGATCGCCCAGTTAGAAAATATTATCTTTGGTAAACAAGAAGTAAGTTAA
- the fabZ gene encoding beta-hydroxyacyl-(acyl-carrier-protein) dehydratase FabZ — MENTATPETNPAQEIQTTFTVEEIQELLPHRYPFALVDRIIDYVPGEKAVGLKNVTINEPYFPGHIPSKPLMPGVLQIEAMAQVGGVILTLLPGMKGKFFAFGGIDKVRFRRPVVPGDQLIMTVELLSFKRNRIAKMQGQGLVDGQLAVRAEMLFSLLD, encoded by the coding sequence ATGGAAAATACCGCTACCCCAGAAACCAATCCAGCACAAGAAATACAAACAACCTTCACCGTTGAAGAAATCCAAGAGCTATTACCCCACCGTTATCCCTTTGCGCTAGTCGATCGCATCATAGACTATGTACCGGGTGAAAAAGCCGTAGGTCTAAAAAATGTGACCATCAATGAACCCTACTTTCCCGGACATATACCCAGTAAACCCCTAATGCCAGGAGTATTACAAATAGAAGCCATGGCTCAGGTGGGGGGAGTCATTCTTACCCTGTTACCCGGGATGAAAGGCAAATTTTTCGCCTTTGGGGGCATTGATAAAGTGCGTTTTCGTCGCCCCGTAGTACCAGGAGATCAATTAATTATGACCGTGGAACTATTATCTTTCAAACGTAATCGTATTGCTAAAATGCAAGGGCAAGGTTTGGTTGATGGACAACTAGCCGTGAGGGCTGAAATGTTATTTTCTTTGCTCGACTAA
- the lpxA gene encoding UDP-N-acetylglucosamine O-acyltransferase LpxA — MIHPTAIIDKKAELDSTVTVEPNAVIGAGVKIGANTIIGANVVIYGDTEIGADNKIYPGAAIGLDPQDLKYKGAKTGLKIGDRNLIREFVTLNRATAEGEYTIIGNDNLLMAYVHVAHNCIIKDRVVIANSVSLAGHVQVDSKAVIGGMLGVHQFVHIGTMAMLGGMSRIERDVPPFMLVEGNPSRVRALNSVALKRNNFTPEEIKELKEAYRILYRSGLTLTHALEKLSSMAVNDKIKTLYDFMVTSSTDSSRRGPIPGNKK, encoded by the coding sequence GTGATACATCCTACAGCGATTATTGATAAAAAGGCAGAATTAGATTCTACCGTCACCGTTGAACCTAATGCCGTGATTGGGGCGGGGGTAAAAATTGGAGCAAATACCATTATCGGTGCCAATGTCGTTATCTATGGCGACACGGAAATTGGTGCTGATAATAAAATTTATCCAGGAGCCGCCATTGGTTTAGATCCCCAAGATTTGAAGTATAAAGGAGCTAAGACAGGGTTAAAAATAGGCGATCGCAACTTAATCCGTGAATTTGTTACCCTAAACCGAGCCACCGCCGAAGGAGAATACACCATCATCGGTAACGATAACTTATTGATGGCTTACGTTCATGTTGCCCATAATTGCATCATCAAAGATAGGGTTGTCATTGCCAACTCCGTCAGTTTAGCTGGTCATGTACAGGTTGATTCTAAAGCCGTAATTGGTGGTATGTTAGGAGTCCATCAGTTCGTCCACATCGGCACCATGGCAATGTTGGGGGGTATGAGTCGCATTGAAAGGGACGTACCACCATTTATGTTAGTAGAAGGAAACCCCTCAAGGGTGAGAGCCTTAAATAGTGTCGCCCTCAAGAGAAATAACTTCACTCCAGAAGAAATTAAAGAACTAAAAGAGGCTTATCGCATCCTCTATCGCTCAGGATTAACCCTTACCCATGCCCTAGAAAAATTATCCTCTATGGCAGTCAACGACAAAATCAAAACCCTCTATGATTTTATGGTTACTTCTAGTACCGATTCATCCCGCAGAGGCCCTATTCCTGGTAACAAAAAATAA
- a CDS encoding Putative ammonia monooxygenase has product MTKTLTIDNGEIFALCSLFLLALIFSFIFDYLHFPVAWFLVPLLVAIIFSIVKGKIESFPHSVGVVGQGMIAVVTASHFSLDSLINAQNYLFPLLGAIFITGIFSLLNGFLLCKIAKIDPCSSFLGSIPGAGSSLVAMSEEMGADAIAVTVLQYVRILLVSLIVPNIVALYFSTPILATPIVESCNPELCFTPTNNLLITADLPTSLLTAILKTLLIIGTVTIAIQVGKLIKLPSNLFLAPFFSCLLLFWFIPTTIPPTIFSIGLFFLGLSTGVKFDLKIINKLLKAVLVETVLVILLIIICFIIGYEFHQITGLDLMSCLLGTTPGGLNTMTATALELGGDSGMVLTMQMIRMFFILTLSPFFAGTILQMDYPHHEGN; this is encoded by the coding sequence ATGACAAAAACTCTCACCATTGATAATGGGGAAATTTTCGCTCTTTGCAGTTTATTTTTATTGGCGTTAATATTTTCTTTTATCTTTGACTATCTCCATTTTCCCGTAGCTTGGTTTTTAGTACCCTTATTAGTAGCTATTATTTTTTCCATTGTCAAAGGCAAAATAGAATCGTTTCCCCATTCTGTGGGAGTAGTAGGGCAAGGAATGATTGCGGTAGTAACGGCGAGTCATTTTTCCTTAGATAGTTTAATCAACGCCCAAAACTATTTATTTCCGCTCTTAGGAGCAATTTTTATCACAGGAATATTTAGTTTATTAAACGGCTTTTTACTGTGCAAAATCGCCAAAATAGATCCTTGCTCTAGCTTTTTGGGTTCAATTCCGGGGGCAGGTTCAAGTTTGGTAGCCATGAGTGAAGAAATGGGAGCAGATGCGATCGCCGTTACCGTATTACAATATGTCAGAATTTTATTAGTATCGTTGATAGTACCCAACATTGTCGCCCTCTACTTCTCTACCCCGATTTTAGCTACCCCCATCGTAGAATCATGCAACCCCGAACTTTGTTTTACCCCTACCAATAATTTACTTATTACCGCCGACTTACCAACCTCCCTTCTAACCGCTATTCTCAAAACCCTACTAATTATTGGCACCGTCACCATCGCCATTCAAGTCGGCAAACTTATCAAACTGCCATCCAACCTTTTTCTTGCTCCCTTTTTCAGTTGTCTCCTCCTATTTTGGTTTATCCCCACCACCATTCCCCCCACAATATTTAGTATCGGCTTATTTTTCCTTGGCTTATCTACGGGGGTAAAGTTTGACCTAAAAATAATCAACAAACTACTAAAAGCAGTGTTAGTTGAGACAGTGTTAGTAATTTTATTAATTATAATCTGCTTTATTATTGGTTACGAATTCCATCAAATCACAGGACTAGACTTGATGAGTTGCTTATTAGGCACTACCCCAGGGGGTTTAAATACCATGACAGCCACCGCCCTAGAGTTAGGAGGAGATTCGGGGATGGTTTTGACTATGCAAATGATTCGGATGTTTTTTATTCTTACTCTTTCCCCTTTCTTTGCGGGAACTATTTTACAAATGGATTACCCCCACCATGAAGGTAATTGA
- a CDS encoding L-sorbosone dehydrogenase, protein MKLKYLLPVVLLTLGACNLEEVEQVALQSENNSNSNNNIAVLSTNILNPEPIIIDIEELPEPFETESASAPPEILPIPSERVFNVPEGFEVNVYAEGLNNPRWLHLTPEGDVLVTETRDNRITRLQDTNNDRVADQKSVFADSGNGLDIPFGMAFTDDYFFLGNHNGVRRYDYDNGQNQLEGQGKLIATLPGGGYNQHWTRNVMVSPMEDKLYVSIGSRSNNDVEELPRASIQTMDFDGNNQETFASGLRNPVGLDFHPLTNRLYTTVNERDGLGDDLVPDYFTSVQEGGFYGWPYSYFTPELLDPRQTNNNGESINPDLVSRTIMPEVLIQSHSAALGMAFYDGDTFPEKYQNGAFVAFRGSWNRGEATGYKLAFIPFDENNEPRGYYEDFLTGFLTDSSNPSTWGRPVGVLVLDDGSLLFTEEANDVIYRVQYVGK, encoded by the coding sequence ATGAAACTAAAATACTTATTACCTGTAGTTTTACTCACTCTGGGAGCTTGTAACCTTGAAGAAGTAGAACAGGTTGCCTTACAGTCTGAGAATAATAGCAATAGCAATAATAATATTGCCGTGCTTTCTACTAATATTCTTAATCCAGAACCCATAATTATTGATATAGAAGAATTACCAGAACCTTTTGAAACTGAAAGTGCATCAGCACCACCCGAAATTTTACCCATTCCCTCGGAGCGTGTTTTTAATGTGCCAGAAGGTTTTGAGGTGAACGTTTATGCGGAAGGCCTAAATAATCCTCGTTGGTTGCATTTAACCCCAGAAGGAGATGTTTTGGTAACAGAAACAAGGGATAATCGCATTACTCGCTTACAGGATACTAATAATGATAGGGTGGCGGATCAAAAATCGGTATTTGCTGATTCGGGTAATGGTTTAGATATTCCTTTTGGTATGGCTTTTACTGATGATTATTTTTTCCTTGGAAACCATAATGGAGTTAGACGTTATGACTATGATAATGGACAAAATCAGCTAGAAGGGCAAGGAAAATTAATTGCCACCTTGCCGGGGGGTGGTTATAACCAACATTGGACAAGGAATGTGATGGTATCTCCTATGGAAGATAAATTATATGTTTCCATTGGCTCTCGTTCTAATAATGATGTGGAGGAGTTGCCGAGGGCTTCTATTCAAACGATGGATTTTGATGGTAATAATCAAGAAACCTTTGCTTCTGGTTTACGAAATCCTGTGGGCTTAGATTTTCACCCTTTGACTAATCGTTTATATACTACGGTTAATGAGAGGGATGGCTTAGGAGATGACTTGGTGCCTGATTATTTTACCAGTGTGCAGGAGGGGGGTTTTTATGGTTGGCCTTACAGTTATTTTACTCCTGAATTATTAGATCCTCGTCAAACTAATAATAATGGAGAAAGCATTAATCCAGACTTGGTGAGTCGTACGATTATGCCAGAGGTGTTAATTCAATCTCATTCTGCGGCATTGGGAATGGCGTTTTATGATGGAGATACTTTTCCTGAGAAATATCAAAATGGGGCTTTTGTGGCTTTTCGGGGTTCTTGGAATCGCGGGGAGGCAACGGGGTATAAATTGGCATTTATTCCTTTTGATGAGAATAATGAGCCTAGGGGCTACTATGAAGATTTCTTGACGGGATTTTTAACGGATTCCTCAAATCCTTCGACGTGGGGGCGCCCTGTGGGAGTTTTGGTTTTGGATGATGGTAGTTTGTTATTTACGGAGGAGGCAAATGATGTTATTTATCGTGTGCAGTATGTGGGTAAGTAG
- a CDS encoding TPR domain protein, putative component of TonB system gives MSKCFNSDCLTENYPRDNTCKNCGSKLLLKNRYRAVRIIGEGGFGRTFYGIDDQKTAESRCIIKQFLPQAQGTSNKKKAKALFAQEARQLEKLGTHPQIPKFFDYFTQNGRQYLLQEFVDGDNLAQELASEGVFDEGKIRDLLLNLLPVLKFVHENKVIHRDIKPENIIRRRSDNQLFLVDFGASKVVQNVDLAITSTVIGSAQYSAPEQTFGKTNYYSDLYSLGVTCLHLMTGVKPFDLFDTREGEWIWRDYLLNNPIQNSLARVLDKLVEGASNKRYQWVDEVLEALKQKEAETLISLEAKSSANLYFERGNHYLKLQDYKNALDCFENVIRIDPSYGFAYQRRDFASMQLAKISRKNNLSLRVQKMLQLSPLVVSGAIAFYAFLPTSGGVVDYINPMEVESVEVPSSNSSVGLEEASKYYEWGNSAYDRGRYDVAIIHYNLALRQDPTYVDAYNNRGISHHALGEYQEAIADYERIMELDPSYTRAYYNRGNAYKSLGEDQKAIADYLQAIELDPTHTNAYYNLGNIYREIGEAQKAIAQYDKVIEIDPNYKNAYYNRGIVNYSLENHEQAIKDNTETLRIDNTDTNALINRGNSHFTLGHYPQAMADYNRAIELKPDYQIAYYNRGNVYRVLENYDLAIQDYQKSIELNPNHLDSYNNMALSYEKMGNIDRAIEEYQKAIAINPNYQLAIDNLNRLQNNNP, from the coding sequence ATGAGTAAGTGCTTTAATTCTGACTGCCTAACGGAAAATTATCCTAGGGATAATACTTGTAAAAATTGTGGATCGAAATTATTACTCAAAAATCGTTACCGTGCCGTCAGAATTATTGGAGAGGGGGGATTTGGTAGAACTTTCTATGGTATTGATGACCAGAAAACAGCGGAATCTAGGTGTATAATTAAGCAGTTTTTGCCCCAAGCTCAAGGTACAAGTAATAAGAAAAAGGCAAAGGCTCTTTTTGCCCAAGAAGCAAGGCAATTGGAAAAATTAGGCACTCATCCACAGATACCGAAGTTTTTTGATTACTTTACCCAAAATGGTCGTCAATATCTATTACAAGAGTTTGTTGATGGGGATAATCTAGCTCAGGAGTTGGCTTCGGAGGGGGTTTTTGATGAGGGAAAAATCCGAGATTTATTACTTAATCTTTTACCTGTATTAAAGTTTGTCCATGAAAATAAAGTTATTCACCGAGATATAAAACCAGAAAATATTATCCGTCGTCGCAGTGATAATCAGTTATTTTTGGTGGATTTTGGAGCGTCAAAGGTGGTGCAAAATGTTGATTTGGCAATAACAAGTACGGTAATTGGTTCTGCTCAATATTCGGCACCAGAACAAACCTTTGGTAAGACAAATTACTATAGTGATTTGTACAGTTTGGGAGTGACTTGTCTTCATCTGATGACTGGGGTTAAGCCTTTTGATTTGTTTGATACGAGGGAAGGGGAGTGGATATGGCGAGATTATTTACTCAATAACCCAATTCAGAATAGTTTGGCGAGGGTGTTGGATAAGTTAGTAGAAGGAGCTAGTAATAAACGTTATCAATGGGTGGATGAGGTATTGGAGGCTTTGAAACAAAAAGAGGCTGAAACTTTAATTTCTCTGGAGGCTAAGTCATCGGCTAATTTATATTTTGAACGGGGTAATCATTATTTGAAGTTGCAGGATTATAAAAATGCGCTAGATTGTTTTGAGAATGTGATACGCATTGATCCTAGTTATGGTTTCGCTTATCAAAGAAGGGATTTTGCTTCGATGCAGTTGGCGAAAATAAGTCGTAAAAATAATTTATCTTTGAGGGTACAAAAAATGTTGCAGTTATCTCCTTTGGTGGTTTCTGGGGCGATCGCCTTTTATGCTTTTTTACCAACTTCTGGGGGGGTGGTTGATTATATCAATCCCATGGAAGTTGAGTCTGTGGAAGTTCCTTCCTCTAATTCCTCGGTGGGTTTAGAAGAAGCTTCAAAATATTATGAATGGGGCAATAGTGCTTATGATCGAGGACGTTATGATGTAGCTATCATTCATTATAATCTGGCTTTGCGTCAAGATCCTACCTATGTGGATGCTTATAATAACCGTGGTATTTCCCATCATGCCTTGGGAGAATATCAAGAGGCGATCGCCGATTATGAACGTATTATGGAATTAGATCCTAGTTACACCAGAGCTTACTACAATCGTGGTAATGCTTATAAATCCCTAGGAGAAGATCAAAAAGCGATCGCCGACTATCTTCAAGCCATAGAGTTAGATCCTACCCATACCAATGCCTATTACAATTTAGGCAATATTTACCGAGAGATAGGAGAAGCACAAAAGGCGATCGCCCAATACGATAAAGTCATTGAAATTGATCCTAACTACAAAAATGCTTACTACAATCGGGGTATTGTTAACTATAGCTTAGAGAATCATGAACAAGCCATAAAAGATAATACCGAAACTTTACGCATTGATAACACCGATACCAACGCTCTGATTAATCGAGGTAACTCCCACTTTACCCTCGGCCATTATCCCCAAGCCATGGCAGACTACAACAGAGCCATAGAATTGAAACCAGATTATCAAATTGCCTACTATAACCGAGGTAACGTTTATCGAGTCTTAGAAAACTATGATTTAGCTATCCAAGACTATCAAAAATCTATCGAATTAAATCCTAATCATCTCGACTCCTATAATAATATGGCTTTGTCCTACGAAAAAATGGGTAATATTGATAGAGCAATAGAAGAGTATCAAAAGGCGATCGCCATTAACCCCAACTATCAACTAGCCATAGACAATCTCAACCGCCTACAAAACAACAACCCTTAA
- the hisC gene encoding histidinol-phosphate aminotransferase HisC gives MTTKNLSFIRPDLLSLKAYHPTPIDESQNLVRLDANESPLNLPPEIKAKLASIYDQKVTTNRYPDGGHFKLKNLIAEYVNESANLAGEIKTSHVSVGNGSDEIIRSILIATCLNGQGSILVANPTFSMYGILAETLGIPVVTVNRHESDFSINLTEADEAINNPTSAPVKVVFVVHPNSPTANGLTQGEIDWLKQLPDDILVVVDEAYYEFSGQTLVSEILTHPNWMVTRTFSKAFRLAAHRVGYAIAPSPIIDILEKIRLPYNLPTFTQLAAEVAIENRDLILPSVKQIMEEKERVYNQLKTNEKLKVWQSDSNFIYLKSNFNPSPENNNTIMSQLKAKNILIRHTGGGLRISIGTKEENDQLLSAINAISI, from the coding sequence ATGACCACCAAAAACTTATCTTTTATTCGCCCAGATTTATTGAGTCTTAAGGCTTATCACCCTACACCTATCGATGAGAGCCAAAATTTAGTTCGTTTAGATGCCAATGAAAGCCCTTTAAATTTACCTCCAGAAATTAAGGCAAAGTTAGCTTCTATTTATGATCAAAAAGTAACTACCAATCGTTACCCTGATGGGGGACATTTTAAACTTAAAAATTTGATCGCTGAATATGTGAATGAGTCAGCAAATTTGGCAGGGGAGATTAAAACCAGTCATGTATCGGTGGGAAATGGCTCTGATGAAATTATCCGCTCTATTTTAATCGCTACTTGTTTGAATGGGCAGGGTTCTATTTTGGTGGCGAATCCTACTTTTTCGATGTATGGTATTTTGGCGGAAACTTTGGGGATTCCTGTGGTAACGGTTAACCGTCATGAATCAGATTTTAGTATTAATTTAACGGAAGCTGATGAGGCGATTAATAATCCAACGTCTGCCCCTGTCAAGGTGGTTTTTGTGGTACATCCTAACTCTCCTACCGCTAATGGTCTGACTCAAGGTGAGATTGATTGGTTAAAACAGTTACCTGATGATATTTTGGTGGTGGTAGATGAGGCTTATTATGAGTTTAGTGGACAAACTTTAGTGTCAGAAATTCTCACTCATCCTAATTGGATGGTTACTCGCACTTTTTCTAAGGCTTTTAGGTTAGCGGCTCATCGGGTGGGATATGCGATCGCCCCTAGCCCTATTATTGATATATTAGAAAAAATTAGATTACCCTACAATTTACCTACCTTTACTCAACTAGCCGCCGAAGTTGCGATCGAAAATAGAGATTTAATTTTACCTTCTGTTAAACAAATAATGGAAGAAAAAGAAAGGGTTTATAACCAATTAAAAACCAATGAAAAATTAAAAGTATGGCAAAGTGACTCTAATTTTATCTATTTAAAATCAAATTTTAACCCCTCCCCAGAAAATAATAATACTATTATGAGCCAGTTAAAAGCAAAAAATATTTTAATTAGACATACGGGCGGGGGATTAAGAATTTCCATTGGTACGAAAGAAGAAAACGATCAATTATTGTCTGCAATAAACGCAATAAGTATATAG